The following are encoded together in the Montipora foliosa isolate CH-2021 chromosome 12, ASM3666993v2, whole genome shotgun sequence genome:
- the LOC137980338 gene encoding uncharacterized protein, whose translation MAEASDNSCSSEDDEYSDPLEVAASAGARLSVPEKASISRKRKVPTNPAEKKRNVRGSVDPKVSAWDRMNEFKDQCLTTVSGNLRCDARRETLSKKKSTVKKHVASVKHITALEKIKKSKKKDQNIKDLLAKTSGGAKGSTLPEDMRLYRYELVEALLKAGIPLSKADSLRPFLEKYGHRLTSRNHLAEFIPTIHQKEIDLVKSEIAANSAFSVIFDGSTRLGEALAIVVRFIDKDWNIQQRLLKLEVLAKSMNGEELAQRLIQCMAVEYKIQPNQLLAAMRDGASVNEAGLRQVMFFFPNIFNVICFSHTIDNVGKHFEFSVLDTFSRCWNTMFSLSPAARLLWKTRTGTAMRLHSKTRWWSKWEVLNQVMEFFGDVEPFLRENDNLSPVCRASLLEIFDDPVTARDLDIELAAMIDAGKHFVQATYYLEGDGPLVFACYERLSALAHAIAIDSFPNTEAKARQHAGRNMALYNQLVAQGKACINPGFRFYQQKFSLQFHNVVRAFKAARLCCPVQVQALRPTAVSVQELKQFTFITDAEVVQLVEELPNYLATADGAAIETEEDKVQWWATHAAALPNWSAAVKKILLVQPSSASAERVFSLLQNAFSKQQEAALEETVETSVMLRYNDNKRT comes from the coding sequence atggcggaggcgaGTGATAATTCATGCTCGAGTGAAGATGATGAATATTCAGATCCTTTGGAAGTAGCAGCTAGTGCTGGAGCTAGATTAAGTGTTCCAGAAAAAGCCAGTATCTCTCGGAAAAGAAAAGTGCCGACTAATCCAgccgaaaagaagagaaatgttCGTGGATCAGTCGATCCAAAAGTGTCCGCGTGGGATAGAATGAACGAGTTTAAGGACCAGTGCCTAACTACAGTGTCGGGAAATCTAAGATGTGACGCCCGCAGAGAaactctttccaaaaaaaagagtACTGTCAAGAAACATGTAGCATCCGTAAAGCACATCACAGCGCTAGAGAAGATTaagaaaagcaagaagaaagatcaaaatatcaaggatcttcttgcaaaaacaagcggaggagcaAAAGGATCCACATTACCCGAAGACATGAGGCTCTATCGATACGAGCTCGTGGAAGCTCTGCTGAAGGCAGGTATCCCTCTTTCAAAAGCCGACAGTTTGCgaccatttcttgaaaaatatggtCATCGCCTGACATCTCGGAACCATCTCGCAGAATTCATTCCCACGATTCATCAGAAGGAGATAGACTTAGTGAAATCCGAAATAGCTGCCAACAGTGCTTTTTCTGTGATCTTTGATGGGAGCACCAGACTTGGGGAAGCGTTGGCAATTGTCGTCCGCTTCATTGACAAAGATTGGAATATACAGCAGAGGCTTCTCAAACTTGAAGTTCTAGCCAAGAGCATGAATGGGGAAGAGCTTGCTCAAAGACTGATTCAGTGCATGGCTGTGGAGTATAAAATACAGCCGAACCAGCTTCTAGCAGCAATGAGAGATGGTGCCTCAGTAAATGAGGCTGGATTGCGTCAAGTCATGTTTTTCTTTCCCAATATTTTTAATGTCATCTGTTTCTCACACACAATCGACAATGTTGGGAAACACTTTGAATTTAGTGTCCTAGACACATTTTCTAGGTGTTGGAACACCATGTTTTCTCTAAGTCCAGCTGCCCGGCTGTTGTGGAAGACAAGAACTGGCACAGCAATGCGACTTCATTCCAAAACCAGATGGTGGAGCAAATGGGAAGTCCTCAATCAGGTAATGGAGTTTTTTGGGGACGTTGAGCCCTTCCTAAGAGAAAATGATAACCTGTCTCCTGTTTGCCGTGCAAGCCTGTTGGAGATTTTTGATGATCCAGTTACTGCTAGAGACTTAGACATTGAGCTTGCTGCTATGATTGATGCGGGCAAGCACTTTGTTCAAGCAACTTATTATCTTGAGGGGGATGGTCCCTTAGTATTTGCTTGCTATGAACGTTTGTCTGCATTAGCACATGCAATAGCCATTGACTCTTTTCCAAACACCGAGGCCAAAGCTCGCCAACATGCAGGTAGAAATATGGCATTGTACAACCAGTTAGTTGCCCAAGGAAAGGCATGCATCAATCCAGGCTTCCGCTTTTACCAACAGAAATTCAGTTTGCAGTTCCACAATGTTGTTCGTGCATTTAAGGCTGCACGCTTATGTTGCCCAGTACAGGTGCAAGCACTACGTCCAACTGCTGTATCAGTCCAGGAACTAAAGCAATTTACTTTCATTACTGATGCAGAGGTTGTACAGCTTGTGGAAGAGCTGCCAAACTATCTGGCCACTGCTGATGGTGCAGCCATTGAAACAGAAGAAGACAAAGTACAGTGGTGGGCTACACATGCCGCTGCTCTCCCAAATTGGTCTGCTGCAGTCAAAAAGATCTTGTTGGTGCAGCCTAGTTCAGCATCGGCTGAGCGAGTGTTTAGCCTGCTACAAAATGCATTTAGCAAGCAGCAAGAGGCAGCATTAGAGGAAACAGTGGAAACATCGGTCATGTTACGTTACAATGACAATAAGCGCACATGA